In Nitrosococcus halophilus Nc 4, the genomic stretch AGTGCGTCATTATTCCGTCATTAAAAGATCCAGAGGTTCTTAAAGAGAAATTCCCCAAGGGGTACAAAGAAATCAAGCCCTACCTGCGGATGACTCCGCAACCTAATAAGTAACCAAATAAAGCGATATTTGGAACAAATGCCTCTTTTTTGAGTAGGCATTGTCGTCCGTGATAAATAGCTGGGTGGTTGGGTTTCTCCCCGGTCACCTGGCTATCATGGGCGTTAATTTGCGGCTAATACCAATTTCATCTAATTTTGCATTGTATAAATTCAGCTTAAACAAGCATTTGAGATCTTAATAAATTGCATTCTTTGATTAAATTGGTATAACTTTATGGCGTCTCGCCACCCCTTGCCTCCCTTTGCCCCCCAGGCCTGCTGCCATTGCAGGAATAGTTTTTGGTAAAGCCCAATATCAAAAAAACGTTAGGTGTTGCATGGCCACATCCTTTTCCAACCCCACCCCCCATTCACCCTCTCAAGGGCCCACATGGGCCAGTTGTTTGGGTGCCGTAGCGATTGTGTTGGGTGTTTTGCTGACTGCGGTTCATGGCAACGAATGGATGAAGCAGGGGGTCATCGTCCAGGCTACGCCTGCCAGCGGAGTTGTCCCCGCCGCAGAGTGTCCCGAGGATGAGTTGGAAGAAGAGGGGCTTTCGCTGGCTGAGTGCGAGCAGATGGTGGCGAATGTCCAGAATTTCATTTTGTCCGCACCGGACTGGTTCTTTAGCTTTCAAATGAAATTGGCTTTTGCCGGTACTCTCATTGCCTTCGGGTCAATTATCATCGGTGCGGCATTGGTCCATTATCGCAGTTGGGCACCGACCACCGCCGTGTTGGTCTTCGCTGCTTTAGCCGTTATTGATGTGGTCGGTTTTATCGCAGTGGTCAATACCGGGCCCATATTAAGGAGCATGTACCTTTGGGACATTCTGCTCTGGTTCTTCATTCATCTCATGATGACGGTAGGTGCCATTGTGGGCCGCCAGAGTCAGATTCAGTCGAGTAGACAGTCATATCGATAAAAAAAGCTGCGAGGCAATATGCAAAGAGAAGGTTACAGTCGGACGGCCGTTATCATCCACTGGGTACTGGCGGTTTCAATTTTCTTTTTGTTCATTTCCAGCTGGTGGATGTTAGCCTTGCCTCTGCCATCCGAGGATTTGGTTTATCGGGCATTCCCCTTCCAATTACACAAGAACATCGGGATTACCCTGGTGTTATTGCTGGGCTTACTCCTCTATGTCCGCTTTAAACACCGCCCTCGGGTGGAGATTTCCAAGGAGTATCCCCGTTGGATGCACCGACTCGCTGTTGCCGATCATGTGATCTTGTATCTCCTGATTTTTGCCGTCTGTATCAGCGGATATCTTTCTTCTTCATTTAGCGGCTGGGGGACAACCTGGTGGTGGACGGTCGGTTTCCCTAACTGGGGGTGGGAGGATGAAGAGCTTAATATCTTTTTCTCGGATATTCATCTCTGGACTTGCTGGGCACTCCTTGCCGTGGCAGCGGTGCACATCAGCGGGGCCCTGTATCACGCTTTCCGCAATGATCGAGTCGTGCGCCGAATGCTGCGCCTGTAGTTGAAGCTACTGCTTTTTTTCTAATTTGCATTTCGGCCGCCGGCCCTGATCGAGGGCTTGTTGATAGAGCTCCAGGGCCTTAGGTAAGGACTGCTCTAAATGACGAATACGGGATTGATCAGAGGGGTGAGTGGAGAGGAATTCCAGAGGTTGGGGACCACCGGTTTGCATCATATTTTCCCAAAGCTGAATGCTCTGGCGGGGATCAAAACAGGCGCGGGCCATATAGCGCAAGCCCAGGATGTCGGATTCGCTTTCTTGGGCGCGGCTGAAAGGTAAAACAATGCCCACTTGGGCCCCTACCCCCAGTAAGGCCATGAGTTGTTGGCCGGTAGCACTGCTGGGGGTGCCGGTTAGAATCTGGACAAGCTGGAGGCCTGCCTGGGTGGCGTATTGGGTAGACAAACGGGCATTGCCATGTTGGGCGATGACGTGGCCGATTTCATGGCCGATAACCGCAGCAAGTTGATCGGCGTTTTCAGCCACTGAGAGAAGGCCTGTGTAAATGCCAATATAGCCTCCTGGTAAAGCAAACGCATTGACTTGGTCGGCTTTAAATACCGCCACTTCCCACTGGTCTCCACTTTGGGGAGGAGGGGCCACCGCCGTGACGGCTTCAGCGACACAGTGCACATAGCGGTTGATAGCGGGATCTTGGGAAGCCGGTGTTTCTTGTTTGATTTGGCGATAGGCCGCCTCTCCCATTTGGGCCATTTGGTTAGAGGGAAAAAACTCCAATTGGGTGCGGCCCGTGGGAGAAGTGGCACAAGCTGCCAACAGGAGCAGACTTAACAAACTCAATAGCAGACTTTTGTTTAAGTTGTTTCTCATGTTGGGTGCCACGAACTAAGTACCTATGAATAAAATATGAGATATCTTAGGAGCGAGCCGGTGGTGTTCCGCAAACCCGTTTTTCCTCCCTGAAAAAAGGGTTTGCGGGGACTTCCTTGTCCCCTGGCTCCACAATACTTCGAAACTTTTGCAAGATACTTAGGCAAGAATTTGGATTGGTGGATAACTATCGATAAAGGTAGGCTTCAACCTCCGCTTAGGCCAGATTTTTCGATACGATCTCATAGACGTCTTTAGAAATCTGCGGTGTTTTAGCGATGCGTTCCAATTGCGCCTTCATCAGCCCTTGCCGATTTTGGTCATAGCGTTGCCAAAGATTGAAGGCGCTCACAAGACGGGCAGCCACTTGCGGATTAAGAGGATCAAGCTTAAGGACATAATCTCCAAGAAAGCGGTAGCCCTTGCCGCTGGGATCATGGAAACGAGCGGGATTGCCCTGGCTGAAAGCGCCGATGAGGGCCCGGACCTTGTTCGGATTGGTCAGCTTAAAGGCGGGATGGTGGGTGAGTTCTTGCACTATTGCGAGAGTATCCTGACGCCGGGAAAGGGCCTGGAGGGTGAACCATTTATCAATGACTAAAGAATCTTCCTGCCATCGGTCATAAAAAGTTTGGAGGGCAATCTTTCTTTCAGGACCATCTATATCGGCCAAGCTAGAGAGGGCTGCAATGACATCGGTCATGTTGTCGGCGCTGTTAAATTGCTGGAGACATTGACCGCGAATATCTGGCTCATCCAGTTCCATAAGATACCCGAGGCAGGTATTGCGTAGCTTACGCCGGCCCATTTCTTTAGGATCTCGGCGGTAAGCGCCGGTCTCGGTAAGCGCTTTGTAAGTGGCGGCAAAAGTTTCTCGGAGGGCTTTGGCAAGACTTTGCCGGATGAAACAACGAGCTTCATGAATGGCATCGGGATCGATGACTGCCATGAACTCAGTCAGGTAATGTTCGGAGGGTAAGGCCAAAATGTGAGCCACAAAAGCTTGGTCAGGCTCATCGCTTTCGAGGATTTTGCCAATTGTATCAATAAAGGCGGAGTCGAGAACGAGGGGCCTTCCCTGCTGATAATCTTTCACCAGTTCTAGGAGGACTTTGACCGCCAGTTGTTGGCCGGCTTCCCAGCGGTTGAAGCGATCATTGTCATGGGCTAAAAGAAAGTAACGTTCTTCATCTTTAAGATCCAGGTAAAGTTTGACTGGGGCTGAAAAACCCCGCAGCAGGGACGGTACCGGTTCGCAGGGAATGTCATGGAAGACAAAAGTTTCTTCTTCTTGGCGTAATTCAAGGGTTCGCGTGCCGGTGACTGGGGTGGTTTCTCCGGCAAGGCGCAGGGGCAAATCCTGTCCCTCGGAATCCAGCAAGCCGGTGGCCAGGGGAATATGGAGCGGCGCCTTATGGGGTTGCCCCGGCGTGGGGGGACAGGTCTGTTTTACCTTAAGGGTATAAGTGGATTTCTCCGAGTCATAAGCGCGGCTAATCCGGAGTTCTGGGGCCCCTGCCTGGCTATACCAGCGGCGGAATTGGGAGAAGTCGATAGCATTGGCATCTTCCAAGGCTTTGACAAAATCGTCAGTGGTGACCGCTTGGCCATCGTGGCGCTGAAAATAGAGGTCAGTTCCTTGGCGGAAGCCCTCTGGTCCCAAGAGATGGTAAAGCATGCGCACGATTTCGGCGCCCTTTTCATACACAGTCATGGTGTAGAAGTTATTGACTTCCACATAGGCTTCCGGGCGGACAGGGTGCGCCATGGGACCAGCATCTTCACGGAATTGATAGGTGCGCAGGTGGTTGACGTCTTGGATTCGCTTGACGGCGGGCGAACCCTGGTCAGCGCTAAATTGCTGATCCCGAAAGACTGTAAAACCTTCTTTGAGACTTAATTGGAACCAGTCACGGCAGGTGACCCGGTTACCTGACCAATTGTGGAAATACTCGTGGGCGATCACCCCTTCGATATTTTCATAATCCGTATCAGTGGCTGTTTCCGGTTTGGCCAGCACATACTTGGAGTTGAAAATGTTAAGGCCTTTGTTTTCCATGGCGCCCATGTTGAAATCATCCACGGCGACGATCATGTAGATATCTAGGTCGTACTCTCGACCGTAAACTTGTTCATCCCAGGCCATCGCTCGTTTGAGGGAGGCCATGGCATGTTCGCATTTGTCCCGATTATGGGATTGTACGTACATGTGGAGGGTTACTTTACGGCCTGAACGGGTGACAAATTCATCTTCGATACGGGCTAAGTCGCCGGCCACGAGGGCGAAAAGATAAGAAGGTTTGGGGAAAGGATCTTGCCATTTAGCAAAGTGGCGGCCGTTATCCTCTTCGCCCTGAGCAACCAAGTTGCCATTGGAAAGCAGCACCGGATATTTTTTCTTGTCCGCCACAATCGTAGTGGTGTAACGGGCCATTACATCGGGGCGGTCAAGGAAATAGGTGATGCGACGAAATCCTTCCGCTTCACATTGAGTGCAAAAGTTACCGCCTGAAGTATATAGCCCTGAGAGGGTGGTATTGTCCTGGGGATAAATGCGGGTTTCGATCTCTAGAGTGAAGCGTTCAGGTACTTGGAAAAGAGTGAGTGATTCTGGATTCTGTTGATAATCTTTTTTATCTAAGATTTGGCCGTCCAATTTGATAGAGAGTAATTCTAAAGCTTCCCCATTAAGGACTAGAGGGGAAGCTTGAGCTTCTGAATGGCGGGAGATAGCAAGCCGGGAACGAACTGTGGTTTGTTTTTCCCCCAACTCAAAATGGAGATCAATCGTTTCAATGCGATAATCAGGAATTTTATAGTTTTTTAGGTAAATGGTTTGGGGGGAGGTGGGGGCTTCTATCTCTAGCATAAATTTTTCTCCCAGGCTTGCTTATCAAGAATCAATTATGCTGTTTAAATAATAGGGGAAAGTGAAGAAAAAAACCCGTGGATCAAGAGTCGATCCACGGGCGTAAATAGTAGCATTTACTTTTTAGAAACGGCGACTCTGACGGGGGGGGCGGGAAGTACGTTCCCGAGCCTCGTTGATACGCAGCGGGCGGCCTTTAAAGTCGGTGCCGTTTAACTGTTCAATGGCCTCGGCAGCGGCGTCATGGTCCATTTCCACAAAACCGAAACCGCGAGGTTTCCCGGTTTCTCGATCAGAAATCAATTTTACGGAATTTACTGCGCCAAAAGGCTCAAATAATTCCCGTATTTCATCTTGGGAGCATTGGAAGGGCAAGTTTCCTACGTAAATGGAAGTCATATTCAATCACTCTAAGACATCGACTGCCCTAAGGTTACAAGTATGCCCTAGGGCCTTCTTCAATCAAGAGGGTTTTCTAGCTAAAGGCGCTGCGCAGGGAACGAGGCAGCTTAAAGCCAAAGAACCCTTTCCAATTTTAGTTCGCTAGCCTTTTATCCCTGGCCGATGCGCAGCGTATCTGAAAGCAAGCGGTAGGAATAAAAATCAGAGGTCGAACAGCTCAAAAGCATACGCCTATCCCCCCAAGAGCACAAGGGAAAAAAGTAGGTATTTCTACCTACTTTTGTTCTAATATTTTTTCAATAGTAGTGACAAAACGTTTCATGTCTTGTACGGATACAGCCCCCATGGTGGAGACCCGGAAGATTTGGGTTTCTAATCCTCCTTGTCCAGCGTAGATAACGAAGCCTTGGCGTTTGAGTTGGTCGTGCAATTCCTGGTAGTTGAGGGTTGCGGGTAAATGATAGGCCCGGAGGACACAGGAGGATGACTCCCGGGGCAGCAGGGATTCGATACCTAATGAGTTAAGTCCGTCAGCGACTAAATCAGCCAATTGGCGATAGTGTTCTCCACGGGCCTTCCAATTGCCGTCCTCAGCCAGTTCACGGAGGGCTTCTAACAGCCCATAAAAAGATTGGACTGCGGGGGTGAAGGGAGTGCTTCGCCGATCCTGTTCCCGGCAGTAAACCGCAAGGTCTAAATAAAGACTGCGTTGGGGGGAGTTTGTGGGCAGGCTATCACGGCGCACCACGACAAAAGCAGCCCCGGGGATGCCATGCAAGCATTTGTTGGCGGTAGCCGCCAAGGCGTTGATTCCCCAATTCTCGAAAGCCAGGGCTTCGGCACCGAAACTGCTGACACCATCGACGAGTAACTGGGTTTGGTGTTGGCGGCAAAGTGAGCCAATGGCTGCCAGATCGTTGAGACGCCCGGTGGTGGTTTCGTGGTGGACGACGGCCACGTGGGTGATGGCGGGATCCCCTTTGAGGGTTTGTTCCAGCCGCTGAATATCAATCTCCGCCCCCCAGCGATGGTGCAAGGTTCCATGAGCTATGCCGTAAATCTGGGCAATTTTAGAGAGTCGTTCCCCATAGACTCCATTTTCAATGACCAGCAATTTTCCTTGAGCGGGAACCAGACTACTCACCATGGCCTCCATTGCAGCGGTGCCGGAGCCACTTAAAAGCACGGCTGCCCAGCGCTCAGGATCAAGATCATAGAGGGCTAATAGTCGTTCTCGGATCTCGTCTTGCAAATCGGCAAACTCAGTTTCCCGGTGACAGAGATCGGGACCTAGCAAAGCGGCTCGCACCCGCTCGCTAAGATTAACGGGACCTGGATTAAGCAGAATCATGGAATCCTCACCAAGTGGGCTATTAACCGTTCTTTAGTCTCAGAGGGGGTAAGCTGGGGGCGGGGAAGATCCCGCGGAGCGCCCGGATGAATTTTGAGCTGGGCAAAACGGGGACCATTCTGGAGGGGGGCATTTAACAATTCCTCCAGTAATGCCACTTCATTTCCTTCTAGGGCCAGAGAATAGCCGCAGGCGCTGGCTACTTGGGCAAAGGAGAAGTTGCTGGAAACCGTTGCTTGAGCCCCGGTGGAGTCATGGGCTTCATTGTCCAACAGCACATGGATAAAATTGGGGCCGCCATAAGTCCCCACCGTTGCCAAGTTGCCCATGCGCATCAATGCGGCGCCATCACCATCGATGACGACCACTCGTAGATCCGGGCGGGCAAGGGAGAGTCCCAGGCCCAGTGATGAGGCGCAGCCCATAGAGCCCACCATATAAAGCTGATTAGGGCGATCCTCCAGGGCACACAATTCTCGGCCGGTGTAGCCCGTGGTGGCAATGATCACGGTATTGTGCTCTGGCGTTCGAGAGAGGAGGTAGGTTAAGGCCTCAGTGCGGGAGGAAAGGGAAGTGGCCTGATAATGGCGGCGTAACAGGGGATTAGGGGAGGCCCGCTGGGGGACTTTGCTACCGCTGGAGCCATAGGGGGCCACAGAGCCTTTGCGCATAATAAAGGCATAGGGCCGTTTGGCGTTCTTTAAGTGCTGGCTGGCCCGCTCCAGAGCAGGGCGAATTTGGTCATTTTCCAGGGGAAAATACTCCCAGGGAATTTCCATGGTTTCCAGCAGCGATCCCGTTATCCGGCCCATGAGTTCATGTTGGGGTTCATCCCCCAGTTCGGGATCCCCTCTCAGGGTAATAATGAGAAGCATAGGGATGCGGAAGGTGTAGGTCAGGGAGGTGAGTGGGTTGACCGCATTACCCAGGCCGGAATTTTGCATCATGGCGATAGCCGGTTGCCCTCCCAAATGGGCGCCGGCGGCTAGGGCCACGGCGTCACCTTCATTAGCTGAGGAAATATATCTTAAATCATTGCGCTCAATGACATAATTGATAAAAGGTGTGAGGAAAGAGCAGGGGACTCCCGCATAACAGCCAAACCCAAATTCACGGGCCCTGTCAATAAATTGATGAGCTTCTATCATTGTTGGTGACCGTGGGCAAAATCGCCGGCGCGGGTCAGATCCTCCATATTATTTACGTCCAGCCAGTGGCCGTTAATGTAGAGAACCTTGATGGGATGGCCGCTGGCCACCAGATGATTCAGCAGATCCGGCATCCCCAGTTGGGGAAAATTCTCTTGTTGCCGCAATGCTTGGAGGCCCTTGAGCAGCCATTGGTGGCCCTCACCCGCCACGCGTACCATTCCGATCCAGCGGCCGCTGGGCCGCCCGTGGATTTTCTCTCTTTGGGTTTCAACCCGAAGCAGCTCCACATCCTGGCGGAACAAGGAGCGGTCATCCGGTTGGGAACAAAAGGCTGCGTCGCGGATATTCTCCCTTTTCCCAGGGGGCATGGCGGAGTCTACTACCACTACAATGTTTCCAGGCATGTGACGCAGATCTCTTAAGATATAGCTGCGGAACAAGAGATCGCCATAGGTGATGATGGTATCCTCGGACAAGGCTTCAAGGGCGCAGGTGAGGGAGGAGAGCTCGCCGCTCAGGGCGTAGTCTGGATTATGGACCAGGGATATGCCCTTCACATCAATGGCTTCTGGTTTATAGCCCGTGACCGTGGTGATGTGATTGATGTTTTGACGCTTAAACTTATCTACCAGGCGGCGTAACAAGGGGACCCCAGCGACCGGTAACATGACCTTGGGGCGTTCCTGGGTCATACTTTCCAGTCCTTCCCCTCGGGTTGCCGCCAGGACAATAGCCCCGGTCTCGGCATCTGGTGACGCGGTGTAGCGGCGTTCAGCAGCGAGTAACTCTTCGGCCCCCTGGAGGCGGAAGATTTCACTGACTGGAGCCACTTGATCCTCAATGTTAACCAGGGTCTCAGTGCCATAAATTTCCCGCGCTACCTCAGCCATCGCCGCCGCAGCGGCTCGGATTAAATGATTGGCCCAGATCACGACACTGATATCCGCCTTGCGGAATACCTCGGTGGGGGTACTGTAGTATTTGGTGGGGACAATAATCAGTGGCGCCCGCCCCGCCCATTCCCGGGCAAAGGCCAGGATCTCATCGGCTTGGGACAGTTTACTATGGATCAAAATGGCGTCGGCGCCCGCCCCATGGTAGGCTTCGGCACGGCGCAAAGCTTCATCTAGGCCCCAACCCGCAATTAAGGCTTCGACTCGAGCCACAATGGAGAAATCCGGATCATTTTGGGAATCCTTGCCCGCCTTGATCTTACCGCAAAATTCATCCACATCAGCCAAGGGCTGGCGCTCACCGGAGATAAAGCTGTTGGTTTTAGGGAAGACTTTATCTTCAATACAAACCCCTGCAATCTCCCTTTGTTCTAGTTTCCTCACTAGTCGGCGCAAATTATTAAAATTTCCGTATCCCGTATCGCCGTCTAGGAGAATGGGAATGCGGGTGGCATCGGACATAAATTCCAGCATATCCACTATCTGGGTCCAACTGGCTTCATTATTGTCCCTCACCCCAAACTGGGAAGAAATAGCAAGACCACTGGCCCAAATTCCCTTAAATCCAGCTTCTTCAACAATGCGAGCACTCAGGCCATTGTGGGCTTCCATTAGAAATTCCGTTTGCTTGGATTCCAGTAAGTCGCGTAATTGGGCAAACTTTGACGGCTGGCGTTTCAGATCGGTAGTGGTGGGTAGGGGTACAGTACTCATAGGTTCAGGATTAGGGTTTTCCGTATCGAAGATTAATTTTTTAACTATGATAACGGTGATGACTTGAGGGGTTCCAGTTGGGGCAAAATAATATTTTGGGCCTGGTGAATATCTTCTGGAAAATCAATTTCTATCCAGGGTAAGCCGGTAATATCCTCAACCCCAAAGCGCTCTGGAGTTTCTAATAGAAGGTCCCGTATGGCCTCTTCATGGGGGGCCTCATGACGTGATTGGTCCATATAGTCTTGGCAGCGATCAGCGAGTCGATGGGCGACCTCTTCCGAGAAGCGAAAGAATCCCACCGATTCTCCAATGATATCGTAGCGTAGTCCTGTGGGGACCTGTTTGCGAAATTCCACTAGAACTCCATTCCGAAGGCAGAGCTTGACGGGTTCTTCGCCGGGTTCCAAGTGGCGGTCGAGCAGGAAGCAATTTCTATGGGGGGATTGTAATAAGCGTTGCCCTAGGCGGTAGTCATAAAGGACATCCGCATCCATCAAGAAAATCTCTCCCCCGGCGCGTAGCTGATCCCGCAAAGTCCAGAGGCTGACAATGCTGCCTTGGTTAAAATCGGCGTTACATACAGTTTGAGGGCGGGGGAGGAAGATCAAGGTGTCCAGGGCTTGTTCCACCTGCTCAGCCTTATAGCCTACCGCAATGGCAATGTCTTGAACGCCTAGCTGAGTCAGAATAAGTAGATGGCGCTCAAGTAGGCTTTGACCTTCAAATTCCAACAGGCATTTGGGATGGTCATGGCTGTCTGCAAGGCGTTTACCTCTACCGGCGGCTAGAATAAGGGCACGCATGGCTTTAGGGGGCGAGGAGGGTTGGACCCACCTGGGCCACTACGGTCTGCAAGGTAGCTCTTGCAGCCCGAAAATGCTTGGCCAGTTGCCACAGGCCGAGGACATCCCCGGGACGGGAGAACAGGCTTGCTAGCAGGGCCAACGGTTGCAGCCGACCTTGGGTATTCAGAGCGCTGAGGGCGGTAGCAGGCAGGGCAATTTGAGCCGGATCGGCGATTGCCCGGATCACCAAGAAGGGGACACCCGCCTGATTAGCCACCTTACCCACGGCGACACTTTCCATATCCACTGCCACGCATCCGCTGTGACGGTAGAGGCGGGCTTTTTCTTCCGGCGAGGAAAGAACGGTCTCTGTATGATGAAGTGGGGCACTGGAGAGGGTTAGCTTGTCCTCTAAGCGATCCAGAAGGCATTGCCGCCAGTGGGGATCAACCCAGTATTCTTCTCCCTCTAGGTATTGCACTCGCTGGGGCAAGAGCAGGACTCCCGCTTCCAAATGAGGTGCCAGCCCGCCGGCGACGCCCCAGCTGATTAAAGCCTGGGCGCCTGTAGACAAGAGGTTTTCAGCAGCCCGGCGAGCATGCTCAGGGCCGATACCAGACAGCTGTAAGCGAAGCGCACCGGCCAAGGAGACATCACTGCCAGGGCGCAGCTTCTGCTTGGTCAGGCAACGCCCTTCCGCAGGTAAGGCTGCCACCACACCGGCTCGAATGAAAGGTAATGGCGGTGCCATTGCCGCTTGGTTGACTCCACTGCCAGAACCGAGGATCAACACTGGCGATTGAGATGGTTACGGTATCGGGCTAGGGCCCAGAGGGGAAAAAATTTATCATAGCCATGGTACTTAAGATAAAACACCCGGGGAAACCCAGGGGCGTTAAAAGCGGGATGATCCCATAATCCGTCTCCTTGCTGGGTTTGCAGGAGGTAGATAATGCCTTGCTTAACTGATTCGCTGTCTGCTTCTCCGGCGGCCATTAGGGCAAGCAGGGCCCAAGCGGTATGCACGGGGGTGCTTTCCTGATAGCGGCCAGCCAGGGAGGAGTCAAAATAAGAATAGTTGTCTTCCCCCCAGCCTCCATCTGAACGTTGGACCTGCTTCAGCCAGTCCACCGCCTTGCGAATAAAACTTTCTTGGGGATCAAAGCCCGCCTGTTCCAGGGCCGTCAGCACCGACCAAGTCCCATAAATATAATTGGTTCCCCAACGCCCGAACCAGGAACCATTGGACTCTTGCTCTTGGCGCAGATAGTCCAGGGTCCGCTTTAGGGATTGGGCGTATTGGGGCTGGTTTAAACGTCCTAGCAGCGCCACACAACGGGCGCTGACATCCGCAGTGGGCGGGTCCAGCAGAGCCCCGTGATCAGCAAAGGGGATTTCATTTAAGTAATAATAAGTATTGTCGGAATCAAAGGCGGCAAACCCACCATTACGGGATTGCATCCCACAGAGCCAATCGCAGGCCCGCTGGATGGATTCTCCGTAGTGCTCCGGTGCTGCTGCTTGATCCATCGCCCAGGCCACCACCGCAGTATCATCTAGGTCTGGATAATAACTGTTGTTGTACTGAAAAGCCCAGCCCCCCCCTTTGAGATGGGGGTGTTGTTTTTGCCAATCTCCGGGCTGTTCTAAGATTTGCCGCTCCTTGAGCCAGTCAAGGGCACGGATGACCGGTGCAGTGGTATGTCCTCCTTCGGTTTCTTGGAGCGCTAAGGAAGCCAGGCCCGTGTCCCAAACGGGTGATAGACAGGGTTGACAGTAAGCTGAATCTCCCTCATCCACGAGCAGGTTCTGAATTGCTTTTTTAGCTTGGACCCGCAAGGGATGGTCAGGACCGTAACCCATCAGGATCAGTGCCTCATGGGCATTGACCATGGCGGGGAAAATGCCGCCGAGGCCATCTTCACCATTTAAGCGAGCGGTGAACCAGGTTTCCGCTTTTTTCATGGCATGGCGCCGCAGGGCTGAGGGGATAAGCGGTTCCAGCAAACGGGCCGTACGCTCCACATAAAGCAAAACCTTATTGAGGCGCGAGCGGATGGGAAAATAGTGACGTTCCTGCTCTGGCGGGGTAACAAACAGTTCTTGAATATGCACATCCCGGGGGTTTTGGGCCTGCCCTTTCAAGCTGTAGAGGATGGACAAGGGCACCATAACTGTCCGCGACCAGTAGGAAACCTTATTCAAATGGAAGGGAAACCAGCTTGGCAAGAGCATGATTTCCACAGGGATAAAGGGGACTCCACGCCAGGGGATCTGAGCAAACATGGCCAGCGCAAGGCGGGTAAAGACATTAGACTGGGCGGCGCCTCCCCGGGCCAGGATGGCTTCGCGGGCTCGGACCATATGAGGCGCGCTAGGATCATCACCAGCCAGTTTGAGAGCATAATAGACTTTTACGGAGCAGCTGATATCCAAATCGCCCCCCTCGTAAAGGGGCCAGCCCCCATGGTCGGCTTGCTTAGCCCGTAAACGAGCGGCCAGTTTGCGCTCGATTTCAGGTTCCAACTCGCCCGTAAAATGGGTCCAGAGAATATATTCAGCGGGGATAGTGCCATCCGCTTCCAGCACAAAGCACCAATGGCCATCCGCGTGCTGTAACTTGAGCAAGGCGTCCCGAGCAGCGGTGATGGCTGCACTGAGTTCAGTACGGTGAATACCTTGAGGTAAGGCTTCGGTTGCCGGAGAAGCGGCGGCGATGTCTACGGCGCCGGCGGATTCCGGAGCTTGTCGAAGTGCACGGGTCATAGTGAGATCCCCTCGCGTTTAATCCCATCAGGCCTATTTTTCTGGCGATGCTTGCAGTACAGGTGTTGCTTTGCTGTCGTTTCTGGTTGCCTCTAGTGGTATAAAAGGCACACCTTTCGCTGCAAGATTAAATAGGAATGTTAATACCTTATCGTGACTTGCTGCAATACTTGTTAAGATTATTGTTGTTTTTACGCTACGGCGAGAGATCTTGACCTGTTGGCTAGCTGAAAAATCCCGGTGCCGGTGTAGTTTGCGCAAAGTGAGAATGGCCATGCCAATGGCCCAGAGGCAAAAACGCCGGATACCGACCTCATTGGGTGGAATTAGCAGGGTATAGGTTAAGGCATTGCGGAGGTGGGCATGGGCAATACCAATAAGGTGTTGCAGGCCGTCACCAAAGGCCGGTTGATAGTGGCCTGGTGTGAGTTTATCCAAATCAAAACCCGTTTGCTCAAAGATACTGCGT encodes the following:
- the shc gene encoding squalene--hopene cyclase, coding for MTRALRQAPESAGAVDIAAASPATEALPQGIHRTELSAAITAARDALLKLQHADGHWCFVLEADGTIPAEYILWTHFTGELEPEIERKLAARLRAKQADHGGWPLYEGGDLDISCSVKVYYALKLAGDDPSAPHMVRAREAILARGGAAQSNVFTRLALAMFAQIPWRGVPFIPVEIMLLPSWFPFHLNKVSYWSRTVMVPLSILYSLKGQAQNPRDVHIQELFVTPPEQERHYFPIRSRLNKVLLYVERTARLLEPLIPSALRRHAMKKAETWFTARLNGEDGLGGIFPAMVNAHEALILMGYGPDHPLRVQAKKAIQNLLVDEGDSAYCQPCLSPVWDTGLASLALQETEGGHTTAPVIRALDWLKERQILEQPGDWQKQHPHLKGGGWAFQYNNSYYPDLDDTAVVAWAMDQAAAPEHYGESIQRACDWLCGMQSRNGGFAAFDSDNTYYYLNEIPFADHGALLDPPTADVSARCVALLGRLNQPQYAQSLKRTLDYLRQEQESNGSWFGRWGTNYIYGTWSVLTALEQAGFDPQESFIRKAVDWLKQVQRSDGGWGEDNYSYFDSSLAGRYQESTPVHTAWALLALMAAGEADSESVKQGIIYLLQTQQGDGLWDHPAFNAPGFPRVFYLKYHGYDKFFPLWALARYRNHLNRQC